In Myxococcus stipitatus, a single window of DNA contains:
- a CDS encoding DUF4091 domain-containing protein produces the protein MSLLTRGAVVLLLLSSVSASSHPPPAQVWPESAMVKVRPQTPPRRDSVVALVGARNEVLSFQVALHGGPGGLSGVTARFPSLVGAAQRRIGGRDLLLYREALLDITQPTPPETQPGRWPDGLIPDVDEVVGERRSAFPFDVPAGESRAIWAEVRIPEDAAPGLYLGLVEVRARGLLTHVLVTLTVVDASLPSTSSLRTAFLLWPPHVCRAFTGNPDCSTDTQVRLLKQFHRLALEHRVTLASAFPRLPGQATWDLPDYDTFAERWGPFLEGSAPNALPGARMTSLQYLGSATASDLATFEAQARARGWLERAFDYVGDEPPYGTTWEAVAERARLTRSVAPGLRTFLTATVTDVEAHGLLDDIDILTVLVNFIDGTQPPYEGNQRPKYDAFLARPGRELWLYQSCMSHGCAPGEPPPPENQPGQGWPSYMVDRSPAKARGMQWLDFIMGARGELYYQTVGLLSTAWTTQFRFNGNGDGTLFYPGLPSLIGGATEIPLPSIRLKLIRQGLQDYEWLKRVSDAGDPDFARCVATRLIPHAWAVPDDGAAFERARLQLIQRYLELRGAALPPGAAADDLSARGGCR, from the coding sequence ATGAGCCTGCTCACCCGTGGCGCGGTCGTGTTGCTGCTGCTGTCGAGCGTGTCCGCCTCGTCCCATCCGCCCCCCGCCCAGGTCTGGCCGGAGAGCGCGATGGTGAAGGTGCGCCCCCAGACGCCACCTCGCCGGGACTCCGTCGTGGCGCTGGTCGGCGCCCGGAACGAGGTCCTCTCCTTCCAGGTGGCGCTCCACGGCGGCCCAGGGGGGCTCAGCGGCGTCACGGCCCGCTTCCCCTCGCTGGTCGGCGCGGCCCAGCGACGCATCGGAGGGCGCGACCTCCTGCTCTACCGAGAAGCACTGCTCGACATCACCCAGCCCACGCCCCCGGAGACGCAGCCGGGCCGCTGGCCCGATGGCCTGATTCCCGACGTGGATGAGGTCGTGGGTGAACGGCGCTCGGCCTTCCCCTTCGACGTGCCCGCCGGAGAGTCGCGCGCCATCTGGGCGGAGGTGCGAATCCCGGAGGACGCGGCTCCTGGCCTCTATCTGGGGCTGGTGGAGGTGCGGGCTCGGGGCCTCCTGACGCATGTGCTCGTCACGCTCACCGTGGTGGACGCCTCGCTGCCGAGCACCTCGTCCCTGCGCACCGCCTTCCTGCTCTGGCCACCCCACGTCTGCCGCGCGTTCACCGGGAACCCGGACTGCTCCACGGACACCCAGGTGCGTCTGTTGAAGCAGTTCCATCGTCTGGCGCTGGAGCACCGGGTCACCCTGGCCAGCGCGTTCCCCCGGCTCCCCGGGCAGGCCACCTGGGACCTGCCGGACTACGACACCTTCGCCGAGCGCTGGGGCCCCTTCCTCGAGGGCTCGGCGCCCAACGCGCTGCCCGGCGCGCGCATGACGAGCCTTCAATACCTGGGGTCCGCCACCGCGTCGGACCTCGCGACCTTCGAGGCCCAGGCCCGGGCGCGTGGCTGGCTGGAGCGCGCGTTCGACTACGTGGGGGACGAGCCCCCCTACGGCACCACGTGGGAGGCCGTCGCCGAGCGCGCACGGCTGACCCGCTCGGTGGCACCGGGCCTGCGGACCTTCCTCACCGCCACCGTGACGGACGTGGAGGCCCATGGCCTGCTCGACGATATCGACATCCTCACCGTGCTGGTGAACTTCATCGACGGAACGCAGCCGCCCTACGAGGGCAACCAGCGGCCCAAGTACGACGCCTTCCTCGCGCGGCCGGGCCGCGAGCTCTGGCTCTACCAGAGCTGCATGAGTCACGGGTGTGCGCCAGGAGAGCCGCCTCCGCCGGAGAATCAGCCAGGACAGGGCTGGCCCTCGTACATGGTGGACCGCTCCCCCGCGAAGGCGCGCGGCATGCAGTGGCTGGACTTCATCATGGGCGCGCGGGGCGAGCTGTACTACCAGACGGTGGGTCTGCTCTCGACGGCGTGGACCACGCAGTTCCGCTTCAATGGCAACGGGGATGGCACGCTCTTCTATCCGGGGTTGCCCTCGCTCATCGGCGGCGCGACGGAGATTCCCCTGCCCTCCATCCGTTTGAAGCTCATCCGCCAGGGGCTCCAGGACTACGAGTGGCTGAAGCGCGTGAGCGACGCGGGCGACCCGGACTTCGCCAGATGCGTGGCCACGCGCCTCATCCCTCATGCGTGGGCGGTGCCCGACGATGGCGCCGCGTTCGAGCGCGCCCGGCTCCAGCTCATCCAGCGCTACCTGGAGCTGCGCGGGGCGGCGCTGCCACCCGGGGCCGCCGCTGACGACCTCTCGGCGCGGGGCGGTTGCAGGTGA
- a CDS encoding carboxypeptidase-like regulatory domain-containing protein, giving the protein MMKLVAPFVVCMWVIAVAAPVLARAEPTDVSPPGVFIGTIIDVQTQQPVPDVAVIATSSSFSGERAAVADELGRYRLPLLPAGTYTLRFEHPDYETYSRSDILLRANRTVRVKVQLRHVPTKPVEQARH; this is encoded by the coding sequence ATGATGAAGCTCGTCGCCCCCTTCGTCGTCTGCATGTGGGTCATCGCCGTCGCCGCGCCGGTCCTGGCCCGAGCGGAGCCCACCGATGTCTCTCCACCTGGCGTGTTCATCGGCACCATCATCGACGTACAGACGCAGCAGCCCGTCCCGGACGTGGCGGTGATTGCGACCTCGTCGAGCTTCTCGGGTGAGCGCGCCGCCGTGGCGGACGAGCTGGGCCGCTATCGCCTCCCACTGCTCCCCGCCGGCACGTACACGCTGCGCTTCGAGCACCCCGACTATGAGACGTACTCCCGCTCGGACATCCTGCTGCGCGCCAACCGCACCGTCCGCGTCAAGGTGCAGCTGCGCCACGTGCCCACCAAGCCAGTCGAGCAGGCCCGACACTAG
- a CDS encoding carboxypeptidase-like regulatory domain-containing protein, with product MCLLTCVLWLAVPRVAWAQPEDALQPDASLTFFGTITRAQDGKALAGARVTVSAPHLAEDHVTVSDAQGRYQLPALPWGTLVTLSFEHEDYLTTTRSGLLPSSRPGGMARIDAELIPKPASGKTSSLEPGDADLERRTIIGTVIDVRTREPVPDVVISVRAPGGLTGMASGHRCRGGLLPP from the coding sequence ATGTGTCTCCTGACCTGTGTGCTCTGGCTGGCGGTTCCTCGCGTCGCCTGGGCACAACCGGAGGACGCGCTCCAACCCGACGCCAGCCTCACGTTCTTCGGCACCATCACCCGAGCACAGGATGGGAAGGCCCTCGCGGGAGCCCGCGTCACCGTGAGCGCGCCCCACCTCGCGGAGGACCACGTCACGGTGAGCGATGCCCAGGGCCGCTATCAACTCCCTGCCCTGCCCTGGGGAACGCTGGTCACGCTGAGCTTCGAGCACGAGGACTACCTGACCACGACCCGCTCCGGACTCCTCCCATCGTCGCGCCCCGGCGGCATGGCGCGTATCGACGCGGAGCTGATACCCAAGCCCGCCTCGGGCAAGACGTCCTCGCTGGAGCCAGGAGACGCGGACCTCGAACGACGCACCATCATCGGGACGGTCATCGATGTCAGGACCCGCGAACCCGTGCCTGACGTCGTCATCTCCGTTCGTGCCCCCGGGGGGCTCACAGGAATGGCAAGCGGTCACCGGTGCCGCGGGGGACTTTTGCCTCCATGA
- a CDS encoding carboxypeptidase-like regulatory domain-containing protein encodes MKRLVAVSLCLTTSMWASPVSAQSLEPSVDESPTTGTVIGTIVDMGNRQPVPDVVVTLSSEAPHTEALTTSDARGDFRFPQTPAGTYTLRFEREHYKPYARSDISLRAHRTVRVDVHLIPEHVGTVVLLIGVPPVVDVGSTTQGIKVDTEFMRRIPLR; translated from the coding sequence ATGAAGCGCCTCGTCGCCGTCAGCTTGTGCCTCACCACCTCGATGTGGGCCAGCCCCGTCTCCGCGCAATCCCTCGAGCCCTCCGTGGACGAGTCCCCCACGACGGGCACCGTCATCGGCACCATCGTCGACATGGGGAATCGCCAACCCGTGCCGGACGTCGTCGTCACCCTGAGCTCGGAAGCGCCCCACACCGAGGCGCTCACGACGAGCGACGCACGGGGGGACTTCCGATTTCCCCAAACGCCCGCGGGGACCTACACCCTCCGCTTCGAGCGAGAGCACTACAAGCCCTACGCCCGCTCCGACATCTCGCTGCGCGCCCACCGCACGGTGCGCGTCGACGTCCACCTCATCCCCGAGCACGTCGGCACGGTGGTCCTCCTCATCGGAGTCCCCCCCGTCGTCGACGTGGGCTCCACCACCCAGGGCATCAAGGTGGACACAGAGTTCATGCGGCGCATCCCCCTCCGCTGA
- a CDS encoding carboxypeptidase-like regulatory domain-containing protein, whose protein sequence is MHARIPLSLALSLWAASATAQTNTRTENEPGNIIGLVIDADSRQPVADVVITATSPELQGEQVVVTTTEGTYRLSQLPPGVYTLRFEKEQYLPYERSEVMLRPGRTLRVDVEPLPAQRPDYGCGCGCIIDVSSSSTGLTVDQEFIRRIAIH, encoded by the coding sequence ATGCACGCTCGCATCCCCCTGAGCCTCGCGCTGTCGCTGTGGGCTGCCTCCGCGACAGCGCAGACGAACACGCGCACCGAGAACGAGCCCGGCAACATCATCGGCCTCGTCATCGACGCGGACAGCCGCCAACCCGTGGCGGACGTAGTCATCACCGCGACCTCACCCGAACTCCAGGGGGAACAGGTCGTGGTGACGACCACCGAGGGCACCTACCGGCTCTCCCAACTGCCCCCGGGTGTGTACACGCTCCGCTTCGAGAAGGAGCAGTACCTGCCCTACGAGCGCTCCGAGGTCATGCTGCGTCCGGGCCGCACGCTCCGCGTCGACGTGGAGCCGCTCCCCGCGCAGCGGCCGGACTACGGCTGCGGCTGTGGCTGCATCATCGACGTCTCCTCCAGCAGCACGGGCCTCACGGTGGACCAGGAGTTCATCCGGCGCATCGCCATCCATTGA
- the epsH gene encoding exopolysaccharide biosynthesis glycosyltransferase EpsH: protein MPAPRPRVLLIAELCNPDWVSVPLEGWSLYRALAEVADVHLVTQVRNRENILKQGVQEGSQFTALDSTPVERPLDKVGQLLRGTAGVGWTTATALSVLPYYYFEEVLWRRFGERIKAREFDLVHRYTPISPTTPSTLAARCKAAGVPFVMGPLNGGLPWPKGFGGARRREKEWLSYVRDAYKLMPFYKSTRDNAAAIITGSRATRGQVGDTWQNKTVYVPENAIDTRRFGAAKSEGPVELPLRVAFVGRFVPYKGMAMLMEAAAPLIREGKVVLEYIGDGQEMPNLRAQAAREGIESGVTFAGWVKHQELQGRLAKNHVFGFPSVREFGGAVVCEAMALGLVPIVMDYGGPGEIVSPATGFAVPIGTPEQIVASVRDVLTKLVADPSVIRPMGERARERIFKYFTWKAKAEQVLEVYRWVLGERGQPDWGMPLAD from the coding sequence ATGCCTGCTCCCAGACCTCGCGTCCTCCTGATTGCCGAGCTGTGCAACCCCGACTGGGTCAGCGTCCCGCTGGAGGGATGGTCGCTCTACCGGGCGCTGGCCGAGGTGGCGGACGTCCACCTCGTCACCCAGGTGCGCAACCGGGAGAACATCCTCAAGCAGGGCGTGCAGGAGGGCTCGCAGTTCACGGCGTTGGACTCCACGCCGGTGGAGCGCCCGCTCGACAAGGTGGGGCAGCTCCTGCGGGGCACGGCGGGTGTTGGCTGGACGACGGCGACGGCGTTGAGCGTGCTGCCGTACTACTACTTCGAGGAGGTGCTGTGGCGCCGCTTCGGGGAGCGCATCAAGGCGCGTGAGTTCGACCTGGTGCACCGCTACACGCCCATCAGCCCGACGACGCCGAGCACGCTCGCGGCGCGCTGCAAGGCGGCCGGGGTCCCCTTCGTGATGGGGCCGCTCAACGGGGGCCTGCCGTGGCCCAAGGGCTTCGGCGGCGCGCGGCGGCGGGAGAAGGAGTGGCTGAGCTACGTGCGCGACGCGTACAAGCTGATGCCCTTCTACAAGTCCACGCGCGACAACGCAGCGGCCATCATCACCGGCTCGCGGGCGACGCGAGGGCAGGTGGGCGACACGTGGCAGAACAAGACGGTGTACGTGCCGGAGAACGCCATCGACACGCGGCGCTTCGGGGCGGCGAAGTCGGAGGGGCCGGTGGAGCTGCCGCTGCGGGTGGCGTTCGTGGGGCGCTTCGTGCCGTACAAGGGCATGGCCATGCTGATGGAGGCGGCGGCGCCGCTCATCCGCGAGGGCAAGGTGGTGCTGGAGTACATCGGAGATGGGCAGGAGATGCCGAACCTCCGGGCGCAGGCGGCGCGCGAGGGCATCGAGTCCGGGGTGACGTTCGCCGGGTGGGTGAAGCACCAGGAGCTGCAGGGCCGGCTGGCGAAGAACCACGTGTTCGGCTTCCCCAGCGTGCGCGAGTTCGGCGGCGCGGTGGTGTGCGAGGCGATGGCGCTGGGGTTGGTGCCCATCGTGATGGACTACGGCGGGCCGGGCGAAATCGTCAGCCCGGCGACGGGGTTCGCGGTGCCCATCGGGACGCCGGAGCAGATCGTCGCGAGCGTGCGTGACGTGTTGACGAAGCTGGTGGCGGACCCGTCCGTCATCCGCCCCATGGGCGAGCGCGCGCGGGAGCGCATCTTCAAGTACTTCACCTGGAAGGCGAAGGCGGAGCAGGTGCTGGAGGTGTACCGCTGGGTGCTCGGCGAGCGCGGCCAGCCCGATTGGGGCATGCCCCTGGCGGACTGA
- the wzy gene encoding exopolysaccharide repeat unit polymerase: MTYAPDRPPYLRFVALLGFLVLATVGGAAIHPVVAIAPVLGVAVVWLVTKVPIRYPVMAVTYLVLAVDYVPERPQSGFWPSPLFPLGELMFAQLSYITKIGALRFPLVDVLIVGLLGLAVYRRVTKSTIDPPTLPMPRPLVGVVALSLVAILFMEVRGVLRGGDVKNSLWQWHQAAMMPFIVAMFHYALRGPQDWPIFARTVIAAGMTKAAVSIYFGAIVVPSMGVFVEYTTCHSDSMTFNFALLVATMRFLEKPKSGHAVRGLALIVFIFLGMMYNDRRLAYVSFVGCLLAGYLITPWPAIKRLFTRGMVLLAPLMVVYFAVGWNARGGAFAPVHKVRSLIDGEGGEGNLDYRDIENLDVIATWTQFPLLGTGYGHEFLEPIPLPNIAFVFPQYRYHPHNSLLGLLAFGGMVGYTGIWMYLVVTIYLAVRAYHRAHAAEHRAAGLIIVGSIICYINQVFGDMGIISYICTFITSLCVVGSGKLAVATGAWPMPSTALVPSAPTAPVPPPGAIVYTNEDDAPARAKGA; this comes from the coding sequence GTGACGTACGCCCCGGACCGCCCTCCCTATCTGCGCTTCGTGGCGCTGCTCGGCTTCCTGGTGCTGGCCACCGTGGGTGGGGCCGCCATCCACCCCGTGGTCGCGATTGCCCCAGTCCTGGGAGTCGCCGTGGTGTGGCTGGTGACCAAGGTCCCCATCCGCTACCCCGTCATGGCCGTCACCTACCTGGTGCTGGCCGTGGACTACGTGCCGGAGCGGCCCCAGTCCGGCTTCTGGCCGTCCCCGCTGTTCCCGCTGGGCGAGCTGATGTTCGCGCAGCTCAGCTACATCACCAAGATTGGCGCCCTGCGCTTCCCGCTGGTGGACGTGCTCATCGTCGGCCTGCTGGGGTTGGCCGTGTACCGGCGGGTGACGAAGTCCACCATCGACCCGCCCACACTGCCCATGCCGCGGCCGCTCGTGGGCGTGGTGGCGCTGTCGCTGGTGGCCATCCTCTTCATGGAGGTGCGCGGCGTGCTGCGCGGCGGGGACGTGAAGAACTCCCTGTGGCAGTGGCACCAGGCCGCGATGATGCCGTTCATCGTGGCCATGTTCCATTACGCCCTGCGAGGGCCCCAGGACTGGCCCATCTTCGCGCGCACCGTCATCGCCGCGGGCATGACCAAGGCCGCCGTCAGCATCTACTTCGGCGCCATCGTCGTGCCGTCCATGGGCGTGTTCGTCGAGTACACCACGTGCCACTCGGACTCGATGACGTTCAACTTCGCGCTGCTCGTGGCGACGATGCGCTTCCTGGAGAAGCCCAAGAGCGGCCACGCGGTGCGCGGCCTGGCGCTCATCGTCTTCATCTTCCTGGGCATGATGTACAACGACCGGCGGCTGGCCTACGTCAGCTTCGTCGGCTGTCTGCTGGCCGGCTACCTCATCACCCCGTGGCCCGCGATCAAGCGCCTCTTCACCCGGGGCATGGTGCTGCTCGCGCCGCTGATGGTCGTCTACTTCGCGGTGGGCTGGAACGCGCGCGGAGGCGCGTTCGCGCCGGTGCACAAGGTGCGCTCGCTCATCGACGGCGAGGGGGGCGAGGGCAACCTGGACTATCGCGACATCGAGAACCTGGACGTCATCGCCACGTGGACGCAGTTTCCGCTGCTGGGCACCGGCTACGGCCACGAGTTCCTGGAGCCGATCCCGCTGCCCAACATCGCCTTCGTGTTCCCGCAGTACCGCTACCACCCGCACAACTCGCTGTTGGGGCTGCTCGCGTTCGGAGGGATGGTCGGCTACACGGGCATCTGGATGTACCTGGTGGTCACCATCTACCTCGCGGTGCGCGCGTACCACCGCGCGCACGCCGCCGAGCACCGGGCCGCGGGCCTCATCATCGTCGGCTCCATCATCTGCTACATCAACCAGGTGTTCGGGGACATGGGCATCATCTCGTACATCTGCACGTTCATCACGTCGCTGTGCGTGGTGGGCTCCGGGAAGCTGGCCGTGGCCACGGGCGCGTGGCCCATGCCGAGCACGGCGCTGGTGCCCTCCGCGCCCACCGCCCCCGTGCCGCCGCCGGGCGCCATCGTCTACACGAACGAGGACGACGCGCCGGCGCGAGCGAAGGGCGCCTGA
- the mgtE gene encoding magnesium transporter: MVPESERIQEDELRDAWPVLEPRDRVEGFRLLPPASADDFFLSLSAMDQAGLLQALTPGERRTWMRLLPPDDAADVLQEMPPDAREGYLALLDDTFRREVLVLMAYAEDAAGGLMNPRFARVRPDASIDEALGYLRKQAREQVETVYYGYVLDAEQRLLGVVSLRQLFQAAPGKLVRDIMRTDLVTVMEDTHQEAVSRLFAEHALAAIPVVDAQGRMKGIVTVDDIVSVVQEEATEDIQKVGGMEALDAPYFEVGFLTMVKKRAGWLLILFVSEMLTATAMSRYEEEIARAVVLSLFVPLIISSGGNSGSQASTLIVRSLALTEVRLRDWWRVLRRELFSGLVLGAVLGTVGVMRILLWEHLFHSYGEHATLVALTVGFAVLGVVTWGTLSGSMLPFILRRLGFDPASASAPFVATLVDVSGLVIYFTTAELILRGTLL, encoded by the coding sequence ATGGTCCCCGAGTCGGAGCGCATCCAGGAGGATGAACTGAGGGACGCGTGGCCCGTGCTCGAGCCGCGCGACCGCGTGGAGGGCTTCCGCCTCCTGCCCCCCGCCAGCGCCGACGACTTCTTCCTCTCCCTGTCCGCCATGGACCAGGCCGGCCTGCTCCAGGCCCTCACACCGGGCGAGCGCCGCACCTGGATGCGCCTGCTCCCCCCGGACGACGCGGCGGACGTCCTCCAGGAAATGCCCCCGGACGCGCGCGAGGGCTACCTCGCCCTGCTCGACGACACCTTCCGCCGCGAGGTCCTCGTCCTCATGGCCTACGCCGAGGACGCCGCGGGCGGACTGATGAACCCGCGCTTCGCCCGCGTGCGCCCGGACGCGAGCATCGACGAGGCGCTCGGCTACCTGCGCAAGCAGGCCCGCGAGCAGGTGGAGACCGTCTACTACGGCTACGTGCTCGACGCGGAGCAGCGCCTGCTCGGCGTCGTCTCGCTGCGCCAGCTGTTCCAGGCCGCGCCCGGGAAGCTGGTGCGCGACATCATGCGCACCGACCTGGTCACCGTGATGGAGGACACCCACCAGGAGGCCGTCAGCCGCCTGTTCGCGGAGCACGCGCTCGCGGCCATCCCCGTGGTGGACGCCCAGGGCCGCATGAAGGGCATCGTCACCGTGGACGACATCGTCAGCGTCGTCCAGGAGGAGGCCACCGAGGACATCCAGAAGGTGGGCGGCATGGAGGCGCTCGACGCCCCCTACTTCGAGGTGGGCTTCCTCACCATGGTGAAGAAGCGCGCCGGGTGGCTGCTCATCCTCTTCGTGTCGGAGATGCTCACCGCCACCGCCATGTCCCGCTACGAGGAGGAGATTGCCCGCGCGGTGGTGCTCAGCCTCTTCGTCCCGCTCATCATCTCCTCGGGCGGCAACTCCGGCAGCCAGGCCTCCACGCTCATCGTCCGCTCGCTCGCGCTGACCGAGGTGCGGCTGCGCGACTGGTGGCGCGTGCTGCGCCGCGAGCTGTTCTCCGGCCTGGTGCTCGGCGCCGTGCTCGGCACCGTGGGGGTGATGCGCATCCTGCTGTGGGAGCACCTGTTCCACAGCTACGGCGAACACGCCACGCTGGTGGCCCTCACCGTGGGCTTCGCCGTGCTCGGCGTGGTGACGTGGGGAACGCTGTCCGGCTCGATGCTGCCGTTCATCCTGCGCAGGCTCGGCTTCGACCCGGCGAGCGCCTCCGCGCCCTTCGTCGCGACGCTCGTGGACGTCAGCGGGCTGGTCATCTACTTCACCACCGCCGAGCTCATCCTGCGCGGCACCCTGCTGTAG
- a CDS encoding DUF1456 family protein, which yields MQGLVIGEPVGGEFFNWDAFAYVAGSNAREHRSLDWAIVAVRIYEALAKQSDDPYSFMLSAMHLRTWMIRELGARAGDPVLDPETIYAWFQSLATIPLEEAARVIATPDWRTVPNDVLLQLRYAKTALGMLSTLAQAGVPLNHPGLGDWFRLRERLP from the coding sequence ATGCAGGGGCTCGTCATCGGCGAGCCCGTCGGGGGAGAGTTCTTCAACTGGGATGCCTTCGCGTACGTCGCTGGATCAAACGCCCGGGAACACCGAAGCCTGGACTGGGCCATCGTCGCGGTGCGCATCTACGAGGCGCTCGCGAAGCAGTCCGACGACCCGTACTCCTTCATGCTCTCGGCAATGCATCTGCGAACGTGGATGATTCGTGAACTGGGCGCGCGCGCAGGGGACCCGGTTCTCGACCCCGAAACCATCTACGCCTGGTTCCAGAGCCTCGCCACCATCCCCCTCGAAGAGGCCGCCAGGGTCATCGCCACGCCCGACTGGCGCACCGTCCCCAACGACGTACTCCTCCAGCTCCGCTACGCGAAGACCGCGCTCGGGATGTTGTCCACCCTCGCCCAGGCGGGCGTGCCCCTGAATCACCCAGGGCTCGGGGACTGGTTCCGGCTGAGGGAACGGCTGCCCTGA
- a CDS encoding cation diffusion facilitator family transporter: MAAPASSVSAVIAALSGNLLVTLVKFIAFLLSGSGAMLSEAIHSAADTGNQVLLFLGLKRGSRERDADFHYGYGGERFIFGILSASGIFFVGCGVTVYHGIQSLLHPHVAEVGVVTFAVLGFSFLVEGGVLLFAVRGMLKSAQGMPFFRYVREKADPAAVAILLEDGAAVLGLVLATTGILLAHVTGNPIWDAFASITVGLLLGLVAIYLVVENRTLLLGRAAPESAERRFIEVVLARGSVADIHDVKTRQLTPESFTFKAEIRFSESFVAARLAQALPADGLPPTREPQALHGLAAHLIRALSEEVDAIEADIRRAIPEARHIDLELEHVAASPQPVSARPMGVVAHVP, encoded by the coding sequence ATGGCCGCGCCCGCTTCGTCCGTCAGTGCCGTCATCGCCGCGTTGAGCGGCAATCTGCTCGTCACGCTCGTGAAGTTCATCGCCTTCCTGCTGTCCGGCTCGGGGGCGATGTTGTCGGAGGCCATCCACTCGGCGGCCGACACGGGTAACCAGGTGCTCTTGTTCCTGGGCCTCAAGCGGGGCTCGCGCGAGCGCGACGCGGACTTCCACTACGGCTACGGCGGAGAGCGCTTCATCTTCGGCATCCTCTCCGCCTCCGGCATCTTCTTCGTCGGCTGCGGCGTCACCGTCTACCACGGCATCCAATCGCTCCTGCACCCGCACGTGGCCGAGGTCGGCGTCGTCACCTTCGCGGTGCTCGGCTTCTCCTTCCTCGTGGAGGGCGGTGTGCTGCTGTTCGCGGTGCGCGGCATGTTGAAGTCCGCCCAGGGCATGCCCTTCTTCCGCTACGTGCGCGAGAAGGCCGACCCCGCCGCCGTGGCCATCCTCCTGGAGGACGGCGCCGCGGTGCTCGGCCTCGTGCTGGCCACCACCGGTATCCTCCTGGCCCACGTCACCGGCAATCCCATCTGGGATGCCTTTGCCTCCATCACCGTGGGCCTGCTGCTCGGTCTCGTCGCCATCTACCTCGTCGTCGAGAACCGCACCCTGCTGCTCGGTCGCGCCGCGCCTGAGTCCGCCGAGCGTCGCTTCATCGAGGTCGTCCTTGCTCGCGGTAGCGTCGCGGACATCCACGACGTGAAGACGCGCCAGCTCACCCCGGAGTCCTTCACCTTCAAGGCGGAGATCCGCTTCAGCGAGTCCTTCGTCGCCGCGCGGCTCGCCCAGGCCCTGCCCGCCGACGGTCTGCCTCCCACGCGCGAGCCCCAGGCCCTCCACGGCCTCGCCGCCCACCTCATCCGTGCCTTGAGCGAGGAGGTCGACGCCATCGAGGCCGACATCCGCCGCGCCATCCCGGAGGCGAGGCACATCGACCTCGAACTGGAGCACGTCGCAGCCAGCCCGCAGCCCGTGTCCGCTCGCCCGATGGGTGTCGTCGCCCACGTGCCCTGA
- a CDS encoding imm11 family protein produces the protein MRRRYFELHDDVDVPGRWHLSDPVDGELRALDDIWQFTEGRQVAVGQQLRIPIDVPGRALDFTLAGASVPILHVRTVPLFLERAPGDVQVLPVSIEGQPDQYCILVATRCIPCLDEAASRVQFWLPEDGLPEKVGQYSSVRELHVDPERVGEAHVFRVEGWPGPLVVSEVLKQALERLGATGMKFTEV, from the coding sequence ATGCGCCGCCGGTACTTCGAACTCCACGACGACGTCGATGTTCCTGGTCGTTGGCACCTGTCCGACCCGGTGGATGGGGAGCTGCGCGCACTGGATGACATCTGGCAGTTCACCGAGGGACGGCAGGTCGCGGTTGGCCAGCAGCTGCGCATTCCCATCGATGTTCCGGGGCGTGCGCTCGACTTCACGTTGGCGGGAGCGAGCGTCCCCATCCTCCACGTCAGGACTGTTCCCCTGTTCCTGGAACGGGCTCCAGGAGATGTGCAGGTCCTTCCCGTGAGCATCGAGGGCCAACCCGACCAGTACTGCATCCTGGTCGCCACTCGCTGCATCCCCTGCCTCGACGAAGCGGCCTCGCGCGTGCAGTTCTGGCTGCCCGAGGATGGATTGCCGGAGAAGGTCGGGCAGTACTCGTCCGTGCGTGAGCTGCATGTCGACCCTGAACGGGTCGGTGAGGCCCATGTCTTCCGAGTGGAGGGGTGGCCCGGTCCGCTCGTCGTCTCGGAGGTCCTCAAGCAGGCACTGGAGCGGCTGGGTGCCACGGGCATGAAGTTCACGGAGGTCTAG